A stretch of the Corylus avellana chromosome ca6, CavTom2PMs-1.0 genome encodes the following:
- the LOC132184132 gene encoding putative glycerol-3-phosphate transporter 5, producing the protein MQSRTQTLAPALTLFPTLKPPHKTLAFHQTLVLILTFFAYASFHASRKPPSIVKSVLGPEIQSNSTRIGNESGWAPFDGPQGTHRLGELDLAFLSSYSIGMYFAGHLGDRIDLRLFLVFGMMGSGAFTIVLGLGYWFNVHWLGFFVGVQAVCGLFQSIGWPCVVAVVGNWFGKDKRGLIMGVWNSHTSVGNVIGSVIASGVLEFGWGWSFLVPGVLVIVVGMVVFMFLVVSPEDLGLGLGLESPAMEIEMNVDSEKVESEEAGLLERERPDTLDAIGFLEAWRLPGVAPFAFCLFFSKLVAYTFLYWLPFYIRHTAVAGVHLSHKASGILSTIFDIGGVFGGILAGYISDMIGARAVTSILFLLLSIPALVFYRVYGSLSMFANIGLMFLSGLLVNGPYSLITTAVAADLGTQSSVRGNSRALATVTAIIDGTGSVGAALGPLLAGYISTRGWNSVFFMLILATFCASLFLIHVARTEIKEKLKDRKWSWDSISSN; encoded by the exons ATGCAATCCAGAACCCAAACTCTAGCTCCAGCTCTAACCCTCTTCCCAACCCTCAAACCCCCTCACAAAACCCTAGCTTTCCACCAAACCCTAGTCCTAATCCTCACATTCTTCGCCTACGCTTCCTTCCACGCCTCTCGGAAGCCCCCGAGCATCGTCAAGAGCGTGCTCGGGCCCGAAATTCAATCAAATTCGACCCGAATCGGAAACGAATCGGGTTGGGCCCCGTTCGATGGGCCGCAGGGTACCCACCGTCTCGGCGAGCTCGACCTCGCATTCCTCTCGTCGTATTCGATCGGAATGTACTTCGCCGGTCACCTCGGTGATCGGATCGATCTGAGGCTGTTCCTTGTATTTGGGATGATGGGCAGTGGTGCTTTTACGAtagttttaggtttagggtattggTTTAATGTGCATTGGTTAGGGTTCTTTGTGGGGGTTCAGGCTGTGTGTGGGCTCTTTCAGTCAATTGGGTGGCCTTGTGTGGTGGCAGTTGTGGGGAATTGGTTTGGGAAGGACAAGAGGGGATTGATAATGGGGGTATGGAACTCGCATACCTCGGTCGGGAATGTTATCGGGTCTGTCATAGCATCCGGGGTGTTGGAATTCGGGTGGGGTTGGTCCTTTTTGGTGCCTGGTGTTTTGGTGATTGTGGTTGGGATGGTGGTGTTTATGTTTCTTGTTGTGAGTCCTGAGGACttggggttggggttggggttggAGTCTCCTGCAATGGAGATTGAGATGAATGTGGATTCAGAGAAAGTGGAGTCGGAGGAGGCGGGGCTACTCGAGAGGGAGAGGCCAGATACTTTGGATGCCATTGGATTCTTGGAGGCATGGAGGCTGCCGGGTGTGGCGCCATTTGCTTTCTGCCTCTTCTTCTCAAAGCTGGTGGCTTACACTTTTCTGTATTGGCTGCCCTTCTACATAAGGCACACGG CTGTTGCTGGTGTGCATCTGTCGCATAAAGCTTCTGGGATCCTCTCAACAATTTTCGACATTGGAGGAGTCTTTGGTGGAATTTTGGCAGGATACATATCTGATATGATTGGTGCCCGTGCGGTTACTTCAATTCTGTTCTTGTTACTATCAATTCCAGCCCTTGTTTTCTACAGGGTATATGGGAGCCTCTCTATGTTTGCCAACATTGGATTGATGTTTCTTTCTGGATTGCTTGTAAATGGACCCTACTCTCTTATTACAACAGCTGTTGCAGCTGATCTTGGTACCCAGAGTTCTGTCAGAGGAAATTCCCGTGCATTAGCCACTGTTACTGCTATTATAGATGGTACTGGCTCTGTTGGGGCAGCTCTTGGTCCACTATTGGCTGGGTATATTTCCACTAGAGGATGGAACAGTGTCTTTTTTATGCTTATTCTTGCTACTTTCTGTGCTAGTTTATTCTTGATTCATGTGGCAAGAACAGAGATTAAAGAGAAACTGAAAGACAGAAAATGGTCTTGGGACAGCATCAGCTCAAATTGA
- the LOC132184920 gene encoding probable protein phosphatase 2C 27, whose product MCVKDGEQFDQEFDSLENNNKRPVPLHCELLRTQMENWEKESPLMTSTAPISPERSFPLESICEDAVAVDRKQKLLNFVPVLSSGEWSDIGGRSYMEDTHICIGDLAKKFGYNLLSDEVVSFYGVFDGHGGKGAAQFVRDHLPRVIVEDPDFPLELEKVVTRSFMETDAAFARTCSLESALSSGTTALTAMIFGRSLLVANAGDCRAVLSRHGIAAEMSKDHRPDCSKEKTRIESLGGYIDDGYLNGELGVTRALGDWHLEGMKGMGERVGPLSAEPELKLVTLTKEDEFLIIGSDGIWDVFSSQNSVDFARRRLQEHNDVKLCCKQIVEEAIKRGATDNLTVVMVNFQTEPPPQVVVQKTRVRRSISAEGLQSLKCLVEG is encoded by the exons ATGTGTGTGAAGGACGGAGAGCAATTTGACCAGGAGTTCGACAGTCTGGAAAACAACAACAAGAGGCCAGTGCCTTTGCATTGTGAACTGTTGCGTACCCAGATGGAGAACTGGGAAAAGGAATCTCCTTTGATGACTTCAACTGCTCCAATCAGTCCTGAAAGATCATTTCCT CTGGAAAGCATTTGTGAGGATGCAGTAGCTGTGGACAGAAAACAGAAACTGTTGAACTTTGTCCCTGTCCTTAGTTCAGGAGAGTGGTCTGATATAGGGGGCCGTTCCTATATGGAGGATACCCACATCTGCATTGGTGATTTGGCTAAGAAATTTGGTTATAATTTACTCTCTGATGAAGTTGTCTCCTTCTATGGT GTATTTGATGGGCATGGAGGAAAGGGAGCAGCACAATTTGTCCGTGACCATTTGCCAAGAGTCATTGTTGAAGATCCCGATTTCCCTTTAGAACTTGAGAAGGTGGTTACAAGGTCATTTATGGAGACCGATGCTGCATTTGCAAGGACTTGCTCTCTTGAGTCTGCCCTCTCTTCTGGCACAACTGCTCTGACTGCAATGATATTTGGGAG GTCCTTACTTGTAGCCAATGCCGGGGACTGTCGGGCGGTGTTGTCACGACACGGAATTGCTGCAGAAATGTCAAAAGATCACAGGCCGGATTGCTCAAAAGAAAAGACAAGGATTGAGTCCTTGGGTGGATATATTGACGATGGTTACCTCAATGGTGAGTTGGGTGTGACACGGGCATTAGGTGATTGGCACCTTGAAGGAATGAAAGGTATGGGTGAAAGGGTTGGGCCATTGAGTGCTGAACCAGAACTCAAATTGGTGACATTAACCAAGGAAGATGAGTTTTTGATAATTGGCAGTGATGGAATATGGGATGTGTTTTCCAGTCAAAATTCTGTAGATTTTGCTCGGAGGAGACTCCAAGAGCACAATGATGTGAAGTTGTGCTGCAAACAAATAGTGGAGGAAGCAATAAAGCGGGGAGCGACAGATAATCTGACGGTTGTGATGGTAAATTTTCAGACGGAGCCACCTCCCCAAGTGGTGGTACAAAAGACCAGAGTGAGGAGAAGCATATCTGCAGAAGGCCTCCAGAGTCTCAAATGCCTGGTAGAAGGCTAA
- the LOC132184922 gene encoding probable protein phosphatase 2C 27 has product MCVKDGEQFDQEFDSLENNNKRPVPLHCELLRTQMENWEKESPLMTSTAPISPERSFPLESICEDAVAVDRKQKLLNFVPVLSSGEWSDIGGRSYMEDTHICIGDLAKKFGYNLLSDEVVSFYGVFDGHGGKGAAQFVRDHLPRVIVEDPDFPLELEKVVTRSFMETDAAFARTCSLESALSSGTTALTAMIFGR; this is encoded by the exons ATGTGTGTGAAGGACGGAGAGCAATTTGACCAGGAGTTCGACAGTCTGGAAAACAACAACAAGAGGCCAGTGCCTTTGCATTGTGAACTGTTGCGTACCCAGATGGAGAACTGGGAAAAGGAATCTCCTTTGATGACTTCAACTGCTCCAATCAGTCCTGAAAGATCATTTCCT CTGGAAAGCATTTGTGAGGATGCAGTAGCTGTGGACAGAAAACAGAAACTGTTGAACTTTGTCCCTGTCCTTAGTTCAGGAGAGTGGTCTGATATAGGGGGCCGTTCCTATATGGAGGATACCCACATCTGCATTGGTGATTTGGCTAAGAAATTTGGTTATAATTTACTCTCTGATGAAGTTGTCTCCTTCTATGGT GTATTTGATGGGCATGGAGGAAAGGGAGCAGCACAATTTGTCCGTGACCATTTGCCAAGAGTCATTGTTGAAGATCCCGATTTCCCTTTAGAACTTGAGAAGGTGGTTACAAGGTCATTTATGGAGACCGATGCTGCATTTGCAAGGACTTGCTCTCTTGAGTCTGCCCTCTCTTCTGGCACAACTGCTCTGACTGCAATGATATTTGGGAGgtaa
- the LOC132184136 gene encoding small ribosomal subunit protein uS17-like, translating into MAEQTEKAFLKQPKVFLCSKKSGKGKRPGKGGNRFWKSVGLGFKTPREAIDGTYIDKKCPFTGNVSIRGRILSGTCHSAKMVRTIIVRRNYLHFVKKYQRYEKRHSNIPAHISPCFRVKEGDYVTVGQCRPLSKTVRFNVLKVIPAGSSGGGKKAFTGL; encoded by the exons ACTGAGAAGGCGTTTCTGAAGCAACCAAAAGTGTTTCTATG CTCGAAGAAGTCTGGCAAGGGAAAGAGGCCTGGCAAGGGCGGGAACCGCTTCTGGAAGAGCGTTGGTCTTGGTTTCAAGACCCCCAGAGAAGCCATTGACG GAACCTACATCGATAAGAAATGCCCCTTTACTGGCAATGTATCTATCAGGGGTCGTATCTTATCTGGCACTTGCCATAGTGCTAAGATGGTTAGGACCATTATTGTTCGTCGTAATTATCTTCATTTTGTGAAGAAATACCAAAG ATATGAAAAAAGGCACTCAAACATTCCTGCACACATATCCCCATGCTTCCGCGTGAAGGAAGGAGATTATGTCACTGTCGGCCAATGCAG GCCATTGTCGAAGACTGTGAGGTTCAATGTGTTGAAAGTCATTCCTGCTGGATCTTCTGGTGGTGGGAAGAAGGCTTTTACTGGATTGTGA